A segment of the Sander lucioperca isolate FBNREF2018 chromosome 7, SLUC_FBN_1.2, whole genome shotgun sequence genome:
AGATATCTTTTTTGTTTGCCCCTCCAGCTAGAAGAAAATCCAAGGAACATGCAGAAATGCCAAAGGTTTGGCCAGTGCATGATGAAGTTTAGAACTTGAGGGTATATGTCTTCCATttaagtcagtttttttttttttgttgctttgtgATTGTGCTATTTCAAATCCGCCTAACAGAATTAAGCCTTTGCAGTTTAATGCTAAAATATGCCTCTGAAACAAGCTTGTGCTCCGTGTGTTCAACTACGTCTTCACTTATCTGATGTTTTACTAGTGTGCTTGAATGTAATTTGCAACCAAGAGCAGCCCTTTAAATTTCACAGCAGCTTTGACAAAAACTCAGTAAGCAAAAAGCTTATCTGTGGACTTGTGCCTACAGGGTTTTTcacaaagcattttttttataaaaaatataaatttacCCAGATAACATAATAccagtagcctggttgacacttgcagagcaaatctcaaatttgccggaagttcgtcagggtttacccaggctataATACCAGTGAAAGTGTCTGATATATTGGAATTGAATTTAGAAAAGCAAACTTCAACATGAGGTTAAGGAACATGATTCAGCCATGCCAGTTGATGACTGGTAATAATGCAATTTCTTAAGATTTGACTTTTATCTGGCCATTGTGCAAATGCTGCTTTCTGAAATATTCCCCAGTAGCTGCATGCAGTTCTCAAAGGGTTAAAGTGTTGGTAATCAACTCTAAGTactgtctctttttttattagAGGAACAGCGGAGTACTGCTGCCAATATTCTAAGACTTATACATGGTAAGGAATCACTCATGCTCACTATAAATCAGATAAAGGATGATTTGATTTAGGGGGAAAATATTAACCCTTTGAGTGCTGTGCTTGCAGCACTCCCTTCATAAGCAATGTCTGAATTACATAATAATACCAGTGAATcgttaatgtatgtgtgtgtattttgcagACCCTTTGACCAGCCACATGGAGATGGTAACTGAGATCGTTGTTCCCACTGTGTGCACACTCTCTATTTTGCTCAGTGCCGTCTTCCTTATGTTCCTGCTGCGGAGGCGGAACTAGACAGTGTGCTTGtttacaatcacacacacacacacacacacacacacacacacaccttttcttTCATGGATCATGTGTGaacataaatacattatttgaaCTGAATTTCGATGGAATTAGTGACTTCATTCAGTTGATGTGCATACAGTGTTTGCTGTAAAAATGTTGGTTAAGCCTTTTAAAAATCAATTTAGTACCAGACACTCAAACAGTGTGCATAGCCCTGCAACATGTTGGATTTTCTTATTACAATATTGTTGTGGAATATTACCATTGCAAACAGCCCTTGTGATCTATTGTTTTAAGTTGTTCAGCAAAAAAACTTTTCAAAATCTTTCAACTGCTatattgaacatttaaaaaaaaaaaaaaatctgcaaatGTGATAATAAAGATGCAATTAGAAAAACCATGACAGTGTCACAGAACATACATTCAAAAGGACTGAAAGTTGTTTATTCAAAAGATTtgacaaaaatacagtatattaacaGAAACGTATACTATGTGACGTAGTAATTGCAGATGAGAATatcaaaaatgacaataaacacCTCCTTTGTTGTTTAGTTGTGCTCTGCGTAAATTCATGCAAAGTTGACGAGACTACAGCACACCATGGTGGAGAAGAAGGCAGGATCCTCACTGTCCCCATTCACAGTTTCATTTGGGTAATCTAAAGACAGAACAGTTAAAGAAGAAAGTAGTTTACTGGGATAATAAAAACTTGCAACTATATGGCATGTACTATTTTTAAGTGGTGCATAAAGATCACCTGTTTCAAAGATGACGTGATCAACCAGTGGTCTGTCACTGAGCTGTATGGATGTCCTGACCTCACGTGGACCATGGCCACTGGACACCTCAGCCTCCCACACTACTGGCTGCTCTCTgtggaacaaacacaaacatgaggGATGAAACAATAGCCCCTTTTAAAACGTATCTTAACTTAAAAATGCAGGATATAGTGGGTTTGAATCACTACAGCTGTATTTGGAGGCAGGCATGCAGGCACTTGTGATCACATTAGAAAAACTATGTGGAAACGggtttttcaaaatactacGCACAACAAACCTCATGAACTCATCTGAATAAAGTTGACTTGCTTCTGTCGAATGACTTAAGCAAATTTTTAAATGTCATACTTGATGCACGGTACAAATGATCGCAACTACCTTTCTCCTATCTTCCTGTTTCACTTTGGTGGGTGAATTAAATTACTAGTTTGTGTTAAAACAAGTATGAAAAAGACAATCATCTCAATTGTATTCACAATTTTCTTTGGATGTAATGAAGCAGTTGGTGTGCAAAGGGTTGTATTCCTTACTTCTGGTAGAAATGGCTGATCAgcgctggtttgatttgcagtTTGAATTCATGCTCCTCATTATAAGGGAATGTTTTGTAATGCTGCAAACACGATCTATGGAGAAAATAAATTGTCTACTTTAATGTCATCTTCAGGAAAGTACACTTTGCACACTCATACGTCACTGGAAAAAAGGCCTATTGATTTACTGTGTGAGAAGGAAGAGCCGGTCGTAGGGCAAACCCAGGAAAGTTCTGCAGGTCACTATTATTTCCAGCAGATGGTGCAGTTTTCTGAGTCGGATCACTTGCTCCTGCAGATCAACCTCTGTGCTTAGGTAATAACACTACAGAGGAAAATATTCAAACTTAGAATATGTTGTTAGCAGCCATTTGAAAATAGTTGTCAGTAAATAGTCTTAAGCTTACCAAGTGGTTAAGAGTTGTCAATTCTTCACctgaaaaataaatgtacagttgcaaaTAGAATTTAAAAGCAAAGTGTGTGCTTAATGATTCATATGCACTGAGGTTAAATATTACTGTAAAACTTTGAATCACATGTAAAGGACATTAAGAGCTTCACAGCAAGTAAGTAAAAGGTTACCAATGAGGTAGTTAATGTAATCCTTTCTCATCTTGTCCAGACCCATCTCTAGCAGCATGTGGACAGGGGTGACACCTGTGAGAGACACATGATCGATCTGCTGGTGGTAAGACTGCAGGATGAGCTTACTGAGGGAGCTGCTGCTGTCTCTGTGAATCTGgaggaaaataaacaaaactttACACACAACAACCTTCAACCTTTTCTCAGTGATAAACCGTTTTCAGAAGCTGCATCGTTTCATACCCAGGGTTTGATGTCACCATATCTTAGAGCTTCCGTGACCAATTTCAGGCAGTCTCCAATGTCTTGATATGAAGTTACACCTgtacatgaaaaacaaaatgtccttaaaggggaactacgcccattttcaaaatgtatacatgttccTATGGTCTAAGACAGTCCTTCATATAAGTTaacatgaacaactctctcccaAATCCCAAAACGAGTGCTAAAACAgaaatttgtgatgtcatcaagtatAGTCTGTAGCTTTCCATAGACAATGATTCAGAAAAGATGTTACAGATGACACAGAGCACCCAGGGGAATGTTCTCAGTATATGggaacattttctgtttcagaactgagaacacttcaTAAGAATAAAGATCATTTgtgtataaaaaagaaaacaaacattctgTGGGTCCACAAAATCAGTctcccattcattgtctatgtaaCATCACGAGTTTAAAACTTAGTTGTCTGGTTTCTTGCTTCAAGAGGAAGTAGCTCATGTTCACAATTGATTTAACTTTTCAAAGCCATGGAAATTGGACATATTGTAATTCTTAATTTAGGTGGTGTTCCCCTCTAATAAAGGAATTAACTCACTCTTTCTCATCCGAACCCACAGCTGCTCCACAAAATCCAAATCGCCTCGTTCCAAGAAAGAGTTGAAAATGGGAGTGTCCGTCTCACTCTTCGTCTTTGTGGGCTTTAAGAAAAGATAAACAAGCAAGAAAGCTACCAAGTTTATTctgaaatgaatgaatttgTGAAAAGCCCCTTGATTTTTAACACTATCATACCTCAGTTGTTTTTGGAGCCTGGTCCTGTAGTGTCTTTGCAGTGCCCTGAAGCTCTGAAAGAAGCAttcagaaaagaaaataatcttcttcttcttaacgATCAGCAATAAATCATAATCAAGGTGCATTGGTTTAACAAAGCAGACCTTCTAGGAAGGCCTTAGTCAGATTTACAGCTGACGTGCTTTCCAAAGGCTCCATCCATTCAGTCTCACCAGTTCTCAAACCATCAGCGAGAGTCtgaaaaaacagaaatctgATCTATTTAGTTGTCTATTTGTGTATTATAACTCATGGCCATTCATCTCAGATTACTGTGGAACCCAAACCTGAAGAAACTCTAGCTCCCTGTACATCTCATACATTGGGCTCCTCATGTCCCCGCTGGAAACTTTGATATTCTGCATGTGAACAAAGATTTAAAATAAAGGCAAGTACACAAAATGTACCACtttattctgtattttaaatggtataacaaaattaaaagttgactttataaatataaaaagtaaGTATATATGGTAGAGAAAGACTATGTTTGGAGTGTGAATTACGGGTGCTTACCAGTGTTGCTGTAGAGGACAGCGGTGGGGTCTCGAGGATACTCTCCACATGGCTCCATTTAAAATCCACCGTAACACTACTCTGTGACTCAATCAAGGTGTTTTCAACAACAGTGGAGCCAAACAAACTGAACCTGGCACTGCCTTTAATCGCCATCTGGAAGCATTGACATAAAGAAAGTGAATGAACATACGTACATTCACACTGACTTGCAAGAAAGGATGCACACTCACTTACCGAGGATGAGGGTTGCCTTTTCTTGTGCTCTTGTTTAAGCTTGTCCAAGGTAATTAGAGATTTTTTGCCCACAGTTGAGCCTAACAAAATTTAAGTTGGAATAAAACAAATGTCAGTCAGAAACATGAAAATCATACAGGAGTtacttaaaaacaaatattcacTATACTGACAATGTTTCAAGGATGGGTTATTGAGAGGTACTGTACGAAGCATTTGAGCTATACCTTTGCAGGTAACGGAGTATAATTTGACTCCAGACACTTTATTGCCCGTACAGACGGTTTCAGCTCCAAACCAGGTTGTTCTAGCTGGATCAGACATGTCACATCGCACCCACAGAGGGTGTAAGGCAGGGTTGTTGTCCACACCTGACACATTAGCATTTTGAGATAATGTGTACCAAGACAGCAACTGCCTATACAAAAAAAGGatagaaaaacaacatttagaTTGTCATTATCAACGGTGTATTAGATACACAGGTTATACAATTCTACTTGCTTCATTTGGATGAAGTCTAAAACTTCTTTACATTGGTCACCTTGCTTTCATTATCGTGAGTGGCTGTGGTCCCAATTCTCTCTGGAGAGCATTGTcatcagcatcatcatcatcagtgcAGTTTGATGTTTCACTCATTTGTTGATCATCAGGTTCATTTATTTTTGGAACCTTGTGAAATCAAGAAATAATAAACATGGTCCAATGGTGAACATTAGAGAGGGATTTAAAAAAGATTATATGAAAAAAGGGTATCTGAAGGTGTCTTGAGTTATATCCCTTGCTTTTACAATGGTGCATGATTGTAGTACACAAATTAGGCAATTGAACTTAAATTCAGGGCTAGTGGAGTGATTCCTATTTTCGCTATTAAACTGAAAGTGCACCATCCCATGCCAACattagcatgtcaaaaaagcctAAGCAACTGGTGATGTATCAGAAGACGATACCCTGACACAAGACAGTGTTCATGTTTTCATTTAGTTAAATTACCATATTATATAGTAATATTTGTCTAGGGCTTGCAGATGGATATATTTAGTGAGTCACAGCATCGATTGACATTACTCACAGCTTTTTCACAGATAAAGACTGGCTGGTTGCCACAGTACATATTCAGCACAGGGATTCTGTCTCCATTCATTTTCAACATTTGGATGTCCTCCTGAAACCCCAACAGATACTGTATCAACACCATTAACATTACTGTATATAACATAGCATACACCAAATTACGAAAGATTTTAAAGAAAGATGAAACTACCTCATATATACATGGCTTGTTGCTTTCTTCATCTTGAAGAGACCTTCAATCACACGACACATACAATGAACCTTACTTCAAGATAGGTATTTAGTGGTTATTGAAGCAATCAAAACGTGAACATAAGGCTGACTACTCAGTTACTGCCTAGCGTTCATTTGACGATAGCTGAAAACAGCTAAACAATTAACGTTAGTAACGTTACGCATCCAAAAGTAAACTCACCGAAGAATGTTGTAAAACTCCTTAGCACTGGATATCACCTTTGATCCCATTGCAAAAATATATGACAGATCACCTGATGTTACAGAGCGAATAACATGGGATAAAATACAAAAGAAGTAAATAGCTAGAGTTTAACGGACTGCTGTGGTGAAGTTTTGGCTGCTAACGTACTGTTGCTATTTTGACAGTCGCGCGCTCACTCTGGCGGTGACGTCACGAGGTCACAGGTCATCAGTTTTTCATGTTTATAAATTTATATATCAAAAAAATCAATGAATTAAGTCAGCAAAGTGTATATATAATCTCAACACATAAACTGGAAAATATAAACACATTAAATGatattgtattaaaaaaaatgttactaAGAAAATAGTTCGGACTTTGCGTTTATCATGCGCCAACATGGCGTAAAGAAATAGTCCCAGCTGAAGCAACTAactttaaggttttttttatttagccaTGAGAATATAATTAAACATGCTAATGCAATTGTTTGTTGCATTCATACACATTTTACCATGTGTGTTTCCTTGCGGTAAGCAAAACAATTTGCAGAAGAAACTGAGGAAAAAATCTCTGTCGGCGGAAGTGATATTCGTCGAGGCGGAGGCATAAAGCATTTAGGGTGACGTACTAACTTCCTTTTTTACTGTGGCCGCCATACCGTAAGGAGTGTGGTTCCCGGCGAGCCGAAAAATAATTACCGAAAATGGTGAGAAGTTACACTCAGATCGTTATTATCACCCTATATAATATGTAGGGTATATCTTGCTGTGTGTACTTATCAAATAAGTGTGTCCTTTGTCGGTGAAAAGCTTAAATTCAGATTCAAAAGAGCAGTGAGTTGGAATGCTCCCGGCTAGCGAAGCTAACACGAGGAGCCATTTTGGACGAACAGCTtctttagctagctaacgttacacgtgTGGTTGTCGCCTCATAGGTAGATCTGTATCAAGCAGCTAGTAGACGTCGCTTAATTCgattgcatctttttttttcttgttgtagATACTATTCGTTGCTTTTGAGTGTATTTATGCTCTTGACAGCGTAAACGCCGTCAATAATGCTTGAACAATGTACGTTAACGTtaagactaacgttagcttgctaaatcCAGTTGGCATACTGGAGCTAACTGTCAAGCTAAGGCCAACAACCGAAGATTTCCTCGGTGAATTGGTCTAATACGCAGTGTTAATGAGCAGTCCCCGCTGCTCTTAAGTGCGAGGTGCATTTGATTTGACATAACATTACCAGTTGCACCGAGTTGCATCACACTGGTTTTAAAGTAACCTTTACATTTAAGAAATGCGATGTCTTGTTCTAAGGACACGCTATTTTAAATATACATTAAAAAGCCACTgcatcatatacagtatgcattACTTTATCAAATTCAACTATATTTAGTAACTCTTTACCTGTACGTGTTTTTGTTCCTAGGCCTGTGCCCGACCCCTGATCTCGGTTTATTCCGAGAAAGGAGAATCTTCAGGCAAGAATGTCGTCATGCCTGCTGTGTTCAAAGCTCCAATTCGCCCTGATGTGGTGAATTTTGTGCACACCAACATGCGCAAGAACAGTCGCCAGCCATATGCAGTCAGTGAACTGGCAGGTAAGTCTGTCTTGAACTGGCATGTTGGCAAAGATGTGCCATCATAGTTTAAAAAGATTTAAAGTTGGCGACTGAGCTCATGCATTCTCAAACACTGATTGTTTATTTCAGGACACCAGACCAGTGCAGAGTCCTGGGGTACAGGAAGAGCTGTAGCCCGTATCCCTCGTGTGAGAGGTGGTGGTACTCACCGCTCTGGCCAGGGTGCCTTTGGAAATGTATCCTTGTGACCAAAATTGaagctttacatttttttcctctcccATGTTTCTAACAACAGAAGACTTGCAGTGATGGTGTAATTTGCGACTGACTCTGTGACCAGTGACAGAATGCCTGCTGTCATATGCTGGCACAGATGGCTGACGAACATTGAGTCTGAGCAGGTATTGggtaattcattaaaatgttacTTTGGTGGTTGTCAAACCTTGACTTTGGTCTAGATGTGTCGTGGAGGTCGCATGTTTGCCCCCACCAAAACCTGGCGTCGCTGGCACCGCAGGATCAACACAACCCAGAAGCGCTATGCCATCTGCTCTGCCGTGGCTGCCTCTGCCATTCCTGCGCTTGTGATGTCCAAAGGTAAGCTCTAAAAGAATATGCGGGGACCAAAATgagtaacatttaaaaaatataatgaaatgtTCAAACATTTTGTCTTGCCATGATGGTGTAATTTGCGTCTGAGCCTGTGATCAGTGACAGTTGCCTGCTGTCTCTAAGCTGTCACAAGGTATTGATGTTTGTTAAATTCTGAGCAGGCTCCGGCAACACTGTAGTCTGACAGTCAGAAGACGTTTGTGTGGATATCTTTTGGTGAAGTGAATATCTTGTGTTAGGACACCGAATTGAGGAAATCCCTGAGGTCCCACTGGTAGTTGAAGACAAAGTTGAGGGCTACAAGAAGACC
Coding sequences within it:
- the zwilch gene encoding protein zwilch homolog, coding for MGSKVISSAKEFYNILRSLQDEESNKPCIYEEDIQMLKMNGDRIPVLNMYCGNQPVFICEKAVPKINEPDDQQMSETSNCTDDDDADDNALQRELGPQPLTIMKARQLLSWYTLSQNANVSGVDNNPALHPLWVRCDMSDPARTTWFGAETVCTGNKVSGVKLYSVTCKGSTVGKKSLITLDKLKQEHKKRQPSSSMAIKGSARFSLFGSTVVENTLIESQSSVTVDFKWSHVESILETPPLSSTATLNIKVSSGDMRSPMYEMYRELEFLQTLADGLRTGETEWMEPLESTSAVNLTKAFLEELQGTAKTLQDQAPKTTEPTKTKSETDTPIFNSFLERGDLDFVEQLWVRMRKSVTSYQDIGDCLKLVTEALRYGDIKPWIHRDSSSSLSKLILQSYHQQIDHVSLTGVTPVHMLLEMGLDKMRKDYINYLIGEELTTLNHLCYYLSTEVDLQEQVIRLRKLHHLLEIIVTCRTFLGLPYDRLFLLTQSCLQHYKTFPYNEEHEFKLQIKPALISHFYQKEQPVVWEAEVSSGHGPREVRTSIQLSDRPLVDHVIFETDYPNETVNGDSEDPAFFSTMVCCSLVNFA